In Pseudomonas deceptionensis, a single window of DNA contains:
- the smpB gene encoding SsrA-binding protein SmpB — protein MAKQKKHPTGTIAQNKKARHDYFIEHRFEAGLVLAGWEVKSLRAGKAQLVDSYVLLKDGEAWLLGSHISPLTTASTHVIADPTRSRKLLLNQRELEKLFAAVQQKGYACVCLSLYWSKHLIKCEIALGKGKKEYDKRHTERERDSDRELQRAVRNKGKED, from the coding sequence ATGGCTAAACAGAAGAAACACCCCACAGGGACCATCGCGCAGAATAAAAAAGCGCGACACGATTACTTCATCGAACATCGGTTCGAGGCTGGTCTGGTCCTGGCCGGCTGGGAAGTAAAAAGTCTGCGTGCAGGCAAGGCACAGCTGGTAGACAGCTACGTGCTACTCAAGGATGGAGAAGCATGGTTGCTCGGCAGCCATATCTCGCCCCTGACGACAGCCAGCACCCACGTTATCGCCGACCCGACGCGCAGCCGCAAACTGCTGCTAAACCAGCGCGAGCTGGAAAAGCTGTTTGCCGCCGTGCAGCAGAAGGGTTACGCCTGCGTCTGCCTCTCGCTTTACTGGAGCAAGCACTTGATCAAGTGCGAAATTGCCCTGGGTAAAGGCAAGAAGGAATACGACAAGCGCCATACCGAGCGCGAGCGTGATTCCGATCGCGAGCTGCAGCGCGCAGTGCGAAACAAAGGCAAGGAAGACTAG
- a CDS encoding GntR family transcriptional regulator, with protein sequence MGFDQIRQRRLSDDIVEQLEGMILEGTLKSGERLPAERALAEQFGVSRPSLREAIQKLSAKGLLVSRQGGGNYVATSLGSTFSDPLLQLLESNPEAQRDLLEFRHTLEASCAFYAASRATEMDRDRLRLAFERLQDCYARVDEVSRAEEGEADANFHLAIAEASHNAVLLHTIRGLFDLLKRNVVTNIGGMYKQRSETRDMLIGQHRELYLAIIEGRADDAREVASRHLVYVQEVLEEVRQEVQRMARAERRNGL encoded by the coding sequence ATGGGGTTTGATCAAATCCGTCAGCGCCGTTTGTCGGACGATATTGTCGAGCAGCTTGAGGGCATGATCCTTGAGGGGACGTTGAAGTCGGGCGAGCGCTTGCCGGCCGAGCGTGCACTGGCCGAGCAGTTTGGTGTGTCGCGCCCGTCATTGCGCGAGGCGATCCAGAAGTTGTCGGCCAAGGGCTTGCTGGTCAGCCGCCAGGGCGGTGGCAATTATGTGGCGACATCACTGGGTTCGACCTTCAGTGACCCCTTGCTGCAACTGCTGGAAAGCAACCCCGAGGCTCAGCGCGACTTGCTTGAGTTCCGACACACGCTTGAGGCTTCGTGCGCTTTTTACGCGGCATCGCGGGCGACCGAGATGGACCGTGACCGGTTGCGCCTGGCGTTTGAGCGATTACAGGATTGCTATGCGCGGGTTGATGAGGTCAGTCGCGCAGAAGAGGGGGAGGCTGATGCGAACTTCCACCTGGCCATTGCTGAGGCGAGCCATAACGCTGTGTTGCTGCACACGATCCGCGGGTTATTCGATTTGCTCAAGCGCAACGTGGTGACCAATATCGGAGGCATGTACAAGCAGCGCAGCGAAACGCGCGACATGCTGATTGGTCAGCATCGCGAGTTGTATCTGGCGATTATCGAAGGTCGGGCGGACGACGCTCGGGAAGTGGCGAGCCGGCATCTGGTGTATGTACAGGAAGTGCTGGAAGAGGTGCGCCAGGAAGTACAACGCATGGCGCGGGCCGAGCGGCGCAATGGGTTGTGA